The proteins below come from a single Maridesulfovibrio frigidus DSM 17176 genomic window:
- a CDS encoding biotin--[acetyl-CoA-carboxylase] ligase: MITRITILSGKDESPIPKVTPEQIFQAHPLWARDIEHFSPWNSENAEYRTYTTWLSGARKGVPIAISGCCVSSLDIAWRLNALEDLPEWGSVLSLEQHTGRGQVRREWISPPGNVYGAIKWPALPTAELGKERPVWTRILPLIVGYLTCKALKDIGVDAQLKWPNDILMNGKKIGGILIEERGSVIIVGIGLNTASAPETSALRPGHAVEATKINTDEMELGPLETWIELVSYFKSHFDSIVSTQDPEDFLAELADQMVWFGEEVKIVDGPKDVTEGRICGLCPDGGLIIEKDGVKHSVYSGSVMPL, encoded by the coding sequence ATGATAACAAGAATTACCATTCTCAGCGGAAAAGATGAAAGCCCCATTCCAAAAGTAACTCCTGAACAAATTTTTCAAGCTCACCCTTTATGGGCCAGAGACATAGAACATTTCAGTCCGTGGAATAGCGAAAATGCTGAATACCGAACCTACACAACTTGGTTATCCGGCGCCCGCAAGGGTGTCCCTATTGCCATAAGCGGGTGCTGTGTATCCAGTCTCGACATTGCATGGCGGCTGAATGCTTTAGAAGATCTGCCTGAGTGGGGAAGCGTACTTTCGCTTGAGCAGCATACCGGACGAGGCCAAGTCAGACGGGAATGGATTTCTCCTCCCGGAAATGTTTACGGCGCAATTAAGTGGCCTGCATTACCAACGGCGGAACTTGGTAAAGAGCGGCCCGTATGGACCAGAATTTTACCATTAATCGTCGGCTATCTTACATGCAAAGCTCTTAAAGATATCGGTGTAGATGCTCAGCTAAAATGGCCTAACGATATTCTGATGAATGGCAAAAAAATTGGCGGCATTCTTATTGAAGAGCGTGGCTCGGTCATAATTGTCGGCATTGGTTTAAATACAGCTTCTGCGCCTGAGACAAGTGCTCTTCGCCCTGGTCATGCCGTTGAAGCTACAAAAATTAATACTGATGAAATGGAGCTTGGCCCACTTGAAACATGGATTGAATTGGTAAGTTACTTCAAAAGCCATTTTGATTCGATTGTTTCTACACAAGATCCAGAAGATTTCCTTGCAGAACTAGCTGATCAGATGGTTTGGTTCGGAGAGGAAGTTAAAATAGTTGATGGTCCCAAGGATGTTACCGAAGGACGCATTTGCGGCCTTTGTCCTGATGGCGGATTGATAATTGAGAAAGACGGAGTAAAACATAGCGTTTATTCCGGGAGCGTGATGCCTCTCTAG
- a CDS encoding Crp/Fnr family transcriptional regulator, translating to MSPLKPKSKSYSKGELIFREGDMGDFAYLVHKGSVNIVKEINGVKNVLATLGPGEIFGEMAIISRNTRVAGAEASTDCILLILTSKLVLLLLKKSHPTVFHLARVLSSRLAAADKKIVENRSGNTWMTLCRLLNLKHRIFVNEPAPVSGPARDKDPGICHKEFCAELSSIINISDFEIERMLKAATSFNLITMSTVSSRVFIEINDPEHFLQVADSLSKDVNNLSGKLCYTDYIDINDFSAMFGSLPELIYKKVGVGDFPEDICVLHKDATSKWVKNKGDEYFKEKKRVRKSVEELESIDDIVFVDLGTLKQVFNRLGYYKLGILLSTAGEEGRARILEATPKKIANAIMKESKGADAIDLNEADEVEEELLDMIREIKLSKK from the coding sequence GTGAGCCCTTTGAAACCTAAATCGAAATCCTATTCTAAAGGCGAATTGATTTTTCGTGAAGGAGATATGGGTGATTTTGCTTATTTGGTTCACAAGGGAAGTGTTAACATTGTCAAAGAGATTAACGGTGTTAAAAACGTTTTGGCGACACTTGGACCGGGAGAAATATTTGGTGAAATGGCTATCATTTCACGCAATACAAGGGTTGCCGGTGCAGAGGCTTCAACTGACTGCATTCTATTGATTTTAACGTCCAAGCTTGTACTACTTTTGCTTAAAAAAAGTCATCCGACTGTCTTTCATCTCGCACGTGTTCTTTCTTCAAGGCTTGCTGCCGCTGACAAAAAAATTGTTGAGAATAGAAGTGGGAATACGTGGATGACTTTATGTCGTCTTTTGAATTTGAAACACAGAATTTTTGTTAATGAACCTGCCCCTGTCAGTGGGCCTGCCCGTGATAAAGATCCGGGGATTTGCCATAAAGAGTTTTGCGCCGAACTTTCTAGCATAATAAACATTTCTGATTTTGAGATTGAAAGGATGCTTAAGGCTGCAACCTCTTTTAATTTGATTACGATGAGTACTGTTTCTAGCAGAGTTTTTATTGAAATAAATGACCCTGAACATTTTTTGCAAGTGGCTGATTCTTTATCAAAAGATGTTAATAATCTTAGCGGGAAACTCTGCTATACCGATTATATTGATATTAATGATTTTTCTGCCATGTTTGGTTCTTTGCCTGAACTGATTTATAAAAAAGTTGGTGTAGGAGATTTTCCAGAAGACATATGCGTTCTGCATAAAGATGCCACATCCAAATGGGTGAAGAACAAGGGTGATGAGTATTTTAAGGAAAAGAAACGCGTGCGTAAGTCTGTGGAAGAGCTGGAATCCATTGACGATATCGTTTTTGTTGACCTTGGAACATTAAAGCAAGTATTTAACAGGCTTGGTTATTATAAGCTCGGAATTCTGCTTTCAACTGCTGGAGAAGAGGGCAGAGCGCGGATTCTTGAAGCTACCCCTAAAAAAATTGCCAATGCTATAATGAAAGAGTCAAAAGGCGCGGATGCTATTGATCTTAATGAAGCCGACGAAGTTGAAGAAGAATTGCTTGATATGATCAGAGAAATTAAACTAAGCAAAAAATAG
- a CDS encoding Crp/Fnr family transcriptional regulator produces MAKSPLMSMTTKTSPTIRNYHKGKIIFHEGQESNVAYMIKSGSVNIFKNINNKKTILMTLQRGDIFGEMALLANERRTANAEAAAYCELVPLTTDILNRFLDASPVTVKKMVELLAERVLRVDNNAVTNCSELSGPLISLATILDLAYKDYIYTPRVEKFKIENYDLGLSVTTFTEIVKGLAVFSTIEIDTFLQTVFNFRLIDLKSIKKDGKSAFAERYIKIEDYLEFLPSLKRLCAEVQELGSELELKMNFISFSDLAKRTGCKDDFIYNKVMKAEFPENLFFFNQAKALDWSKDKEPSFFKKFKLPKKSLNDIHNVDDFVFIDNPTLQAALKDFNYHKISVLYSAADGRNKKKILYNITRKIARILTDEPPQVREADDIEVLECSDEILDIVKKMKGL; encoded by the coding sequence ATGGCGAAATCACCATTAATGTCCATGACGACAAAAACGTCACCCACGATTCGGAATTATCATAAGGGTAAAATTATTTTCCATGAAGGTCAGGAAAGTAATGTTGCTTATATGATCAAGTCCGGATCGGTTAATATTTTTAAGAATATTAACAATAAAAAGACTATTTTGATGACTTTGCAACGTGGTGATATTTTTGGTGAAATGGCGCTACTCGCTAATGAACGGCGCACTGCAAACGCAGAAGCTGCTGCCTATTGTGAACTTGTTCCGCTTACGACGGATATTTTGAACAGATTTCTTGACGCCTCACCTGTTACTGTAAAAAAGATGGTGGAGCTGCTTGCTGAGCGAGTTTTAAGAGTTGATAATAATGCGGTAACCAACTGTTCAGAACTTAGTGGGCCGCTGATTTCTCTGGCAACAATATTAGACCTTGCTTACAAAGATTATATTTACACCCCTAGAGTTGAGAAGTTCAAGATAGAAAATTATGATTTGGGGCTGTCAGTCACGACTTTCACAGAAATAGTTAAAGGACTTGCTGTTTTTTCTACTATTGAAATTGATACTTTTTTGCAGACGGTTTTCAACTTTAGGCTGATCGATCTTAAATCAATAAAGAAAGATGGTAAAAGTGCATTCGCTGAGCGGTATATAAAAATTGAGGACTATCTTGAGTTTCTACCTTCGCTAAAGAGGCTATGTGCGGAAGTTCAGGAGCTTGGATCTGAGCTTGAGCTTAAGATGAACTTCATATCCTTTTCCGATCTTGCTAAGCGAACGGGCTGTAAAGATGATTTTATCTACAATAAGGTAATGAAAGCTGAATTTCCCGAAAATCTTTTTTTCTTCAACCAGGCAAAAGCGCTTGATTGGAGCAAAGATAAAGAACCTTCTTTCTTTAAAAAATTCAAGCTCCCTAAAAAGTCACTTAACGATATTCACAATGTTGATGACTTTGTTTTTATTGATAATCCGACGCTGCAAGCAGCTCTTAAAGATTTTAACTATCACAAAATTTCTGTGCTTTATTCAGCCGCTGATGGGCGTAATAAAAAGAAAATTTTATATAATATCACCAGAAAGATTGCCAGAATACTTACCGACGAACCGCCTCAAGTCCGTGAAGCGGATGATATAGAGGTTCTGGAATGTTCAGATGAAATTCTTGATATAGTAAAAAAAATGAAAGGTTTATAG
- a CDS encoding TVP38/TMEM64 family protein, translated as MKNKILIFILLVVGIVAFFAFDLGRFLTLDYLKSSRLEFQSFYDLHPVQAIAGYFLVYVAIVGLNLPGAAVLGLAGGALFGFTVAVITISFASSIGATIACFFSRYLFRDYVQRKFGDKLEKVNEGIKNEGAFYLFTMRLIPAIPFVVVNLVMGLTPIKLTTFYWVSQVGMLAGTMVFVNAGKELGQISSLAGIIQPSVLISFVILGLFPLVVKKVVAVVKKRKSQE; from the coding sequence ATGAAAAACAAAATCTTAATATTTATATTGCTTGTAGTCGGGATTGTAGCATTTTTTGCATTCGATCTGGGGCGATTTTTAACCTTGGATTATTTAAAAAGCTCACGTTTGGAATTTCAATCTTTTTATGATTTGCATCCAGTTCAAGCTATTGCCGGGTATTTCTTAGTTTATGTTGCTATAGTTGGCCTGAATCTTCCCGGAGCTGCGGTTCTTGGGCTTGCTGGTGGAGCTTTATTTGGCTTCACAGTAGCTGTGATTACGATATCATTTGCAAGCAGTATTGGGGCGACCATCGCTTGTTTCTTCTCTCGTTATCTTTTCCGTGATTACGTTCAACGTAAGTTTGGGGATAAACTGGAAAAAGTCAACGAAGGAATAAAAAACGAAGGTGCATTTTACCTGTTCACAATGCGCTTAATTCCGGCTATCCCTTTTGTTGTTGTTAATCTTGTTATGGGGTTAACACCCATTAAATTAACGACTTTTTACTGGGTTTCCCAGGTAGGAATGCTGGCCGGTACAATGGTTTTCGTAAATGCGGGAAAGGAGCTGGGGCAGATATCCTCACTGGCAGGAATTATTCAGCCTAGCGTTCTAATATCATTTGTTATTTTGGGTTTATTTCCACTTGTTGTTAAAAAGGTTGTTGCTGTTGTAAAGAAGCGGAAAAGTCAGGAATAA
- a CDS encoding polynucleotide adenylyltransferase gives MISDRNKISILAVGGSVRDLILGRQPNDFDFLVAKGTVADFQKAFPRAKPVGKSYEVFFMNGLEFSFPRFTGNSTEETIDLDLAARDFTINCFALDQDGELYIHPKGLEDYASKTLRPAFADTFKIDPLRVFRAATFLARFPDFTAHSSLIEGMREAGKQGLLENIAPDRIGVELIKAMKSEKPGNFIKTLNEADCLHPWFKELANSDKIPAGPPKFHDKSVLGHTAEVMDKVAGNPITSWMAMCHDLGKVLTSEKYLPSHRGHDKKGIKPAKELASRLLLPNKYIKAGELAPELHMNCGNYTILRPGTKVDLLTKLNSQRLVENMADLCKADRGVDSMKEAHSDLVEILKVHLAEEDRNLGKKSGDKLRDLRAKRLKELN, from the coding sequence ATGATTAGCGACAGAAACAAGATATCTATTTTAGCGGTCGGCGGCTCAGTAAGAGACCTGATTTTGGGCAGACAGCCGAACGATTTTGATTTCTTAGTCGCCAAAGGGACTGTTGCTGACTTCCAAAAAGCATTCCCGAGGGCAAAACCTGTCGGTAAATCATATGAAGTGTTTTTCATGAACGGGCTTGAGTTTTCGTTTCCAAGATTTACAGGAAACAGCACCGAAGAGACCATAGATCTTGATCTTGCGGCTAGAGATTTTACTATAAACTGTTTCGCTCTGGATCAGGACGGAGAACTTTACATACACCCGAAGGGGCTTGAAGACTACGCAAGCAAAACCCTGCGCCCTGCCTTCGCGGATACTTTTAAAATTGACCCCTTAAGAGTTTTTAGAGCGGCAACCTTCCTTGCAAGATTTCCAGATTTCACAGCTCATTCATCCCTTATCGAGGGAATGCGGGAAGCAGGCAAACAAGGATTACTGGAAAATATTGCTCCTGACAGGATCGGTGTAGAACTGATTAAAGCCATGAAAAGCGAGAAGCCGGGTAATTTTATAAAAACACTAAATGAGGCGGATTGCCTTCATCCGTGGTTCAAAGAGCTTGCTAACTCTGACAAAATACCTGCGGGTCCCCCAAAATTTCATGATAAATCTGTTCTCGGTCATACAGCCGAGGTGATGGATAAAGTGGCAGGAAATCCTATAACAAGTTGGATGGCAATGTGTCATGATCTTGGCAAGGTCTTAACTTCTGAAAAGTATTTACCTTCGCATCGAGGGCACGACAAAAAGGGGATAAAGCCCGCTAAAGAGCTAGCCAGTAGACTATTACTGCCGAACAAATACATCAAAGCCGGGGAACTAGCTCCAGAACTTCACATGAACTGTGGCAACTACACTATTCTGCGCCCCGGAACAAAAGTAGATTTGCTAACGAAACTTAATTCGCAAAGATTGGTAGAAAATATGGCAGATCTATGCAAAGCCGATAGAGGTGTGGACTCAATGAAAGAAGCGCACTCTGACTTGGTAGAAATTCTCAAAGTGCACTTGGCGGAAGAAGATCGTAATCTGGGCAAAAAGTCGGGCGATAAGCTCAGAGACCTTAGGGCAAAGAGATTAAAAGAGTTAAATTAA
- the sucD gene encoding succinate--CoA ligase subunit alpha, translating into MLLNEHLSKTLLKEAAGIPVPTGVKITLKDLPNLEPYFPLPWILKAQVPVGGRGKAGGIQKVDSREDYEKIAREILSMEIKGNKVPFIRAEPAVDIRQEFYLSLTLSRQRRKVIMTVGREGGVEIENMGPDNLLVQEISLPGGLQPNQIRAAFFHIGIAKELFADFSGIVSNLYKSMIDYGLLLAEINPLALTGYGKLLALDGKIEMDDNIVDINPAFEKFYQPEHSTAEENIARDAGMSFVSLKGWVGLIANGAGLAMASMDALNFSGLPAANFLDLGGAADQKRIETALGLLFKDKQVEAIFINLFGGILSCELVAKALVAALGGKDLEKPIVVRMSGNSADEGLNILKELGSDKLHRAHNMNEAIEILRTLEPANTPKIEFPDPISAMPDSTPQDIGYKSSSIFEIDKDTPILVQGITGQEGRLHTRLMLEYGSNIVAGVTPFKGGQEVLGVPVYNSIKEAQLHHKIGASIIFVPPKLATDAILEAASCEIPWVICITEGIVQSSMLNVLEQIKGGKTRVVGPNTPGLIVPGQTKIGILPTTPFSPGPVAVLSRSGTLTYEVADRLNQVGIGQSLSVGIGGDSYIGTTFADMFEMLRNHDETKAVMVLGEIGGTAEQDLADYVIETGFDKPVLSFIAGQTAPPGKRLGHAGAILQEGTGVQGKLEKMRSAGFTVCPSLESIAQLTADALGIKI; encoded by the coding sequence ATGCTGCTCAATGAACATCTCAGCAAGACACTTCTTAAGGAAGCTGCCGGGATCCCTGTACCTACAGGCGTTAAAATCACTTTAAAAGACCTTCCAAATCTAGAACCTTACTTTCCTCTTCCATGGATTCTAAAAGCGCAGGTTCCAGTTGGCGGACGTGGGAAAGCAGGAGGAATCCAAAAAGTAGATTCCCGTGAAGATTACGAAAAGATTGCCCGCGAAATTTTATCTATGGAAATCAAGGGAAACAAAGTTCCGTTCATTAGAGCAGAACCAGCTGTTGATATCCGCCAAGAATTTTATCTTTCACTCACCCTTTCACGCCAGCGCCGCAAAGTCATAATGACCGTGGGCCGTGAAGGTGGTGTTGAAATCGAAAACATGGGTCCTGACAATCTGCTCGTTCAGGAAATCAGCCTGCCCGGAGGATTACAGCCCAATCAGATCCGCGCCGCTTTTTTCCATATAGGGATAGCTAAAGAGCTTTTCGCTGACTTCAGTGGAATTGTCAGCAACCTATATAAATCTATGATTGATTACGGCTTACTACTTGCCGAAATTAACCCACTCGCCCTTACGGGTTACGGCAAACTCCTTGCCTTAGACGGTAAAATCGAGATGGACGACAACATCGTTGATATCAATCCCGCCTTCGAGAAGTTTTATCAGCCAGAGCATTCCACCGCCGAAGAAAATATTGCGCGCGATGCTGGAATGAGCTTTGTATCCCTAAAAGGATGGGTAGGACTCATCGCCAACGGCGCAGGTCTCGCTATGGCGTCAATGGACGCACTCAACTTCTCAGGACTACCTGCGGCGAACTTTCTAGACCTTGGCGGAGCTGCCGACCAGAAAAGAATCGAAACAGCCTTAGGGTTGCTCTTTAAGGATAAACAGGTCGAAGCGATTTTTATTAACTTGTTCGGTGGGATTCTTTCCTGCGAACTTGTTGCAAAAGCTCTGGTTGCTGCTCTTGGCGGTAAAGATCTAGAGAAACCGATCGTTGTTCGCATGTCCGGAAACAGCGCGGATGAGGGCCTTAATATTCTAAAAGAGCTAGGCAGTGATAAACTACACCGCGCTCATAATATGAATGAGGCAATTGAGATTCTTCGCACGCTAGAGCCTGCAAATACGCCAAAGATTGAGTTTCCAGACCCAATATCAGCAATGCCCGACTCTACACCGCAGGACATAGGCTATAAATCTTCGTCAATATTTGAGATTGATAAGGACACACCAATTCTCGTTCAGGGAATAACGGGACAAGAAGGACGACTGCACACGCGGTTAATGCTCGAATACGGCAGCAACATCGTTGCCGGAGTTACCCCGTTTAAAGGCGGTCAGGAAGTTCTAGGCGTACCTGTATACAACAGCATTAAGGAAGCACAGCTTCATCATAAAATTGGCGCATCAATAATTTTTGTTCCGCCAAAGCTGGCAACTGACGCAATACTCGAAGCCGCATCCTGCGAAATTCCGTGGGTTATATGTATAACCGAAGGCATTGTTCAGAGTTCTATGCTTAATGTTCTTGAACAGATCAAAGGCGGCAAAACCAGAGTAGTCGGTCCCAATACTCCCGGCCTGATTGTACCCGGCCAGACAAAAATTGGTATTTTACCGACAACTCCATTCTCACCCGGCCCTGTCGCCGTTCTTTCACGAAGCGGGACCCTGACATATGAAGTTGCTGATCGCTTAAATCAGGTTGGTATAGGCCAATCACTAAGCGTAGGCATTGGCGGAGACTCCTACATCGGAACAACTTTTGCGGATATGTTTGAGATGCTTCGCAATCATGATGAAACCAAGGCTGTGATGGTTTTAGGTGAAATTGGCGGAACCGCTGAGCAGGATTTAGCTGACTACGTAATTGAAACAGGATTTGACAAACCCGTACTTTCCTTTATTGCTGGGCAGACCGCGCCTCCCGGGAAACGTCTCGGACATGCCGGTGCTATTTTGCAGGAAGGAACCGGAGTTCAAGGCAAGCTGGAAAAAATGCGTTCAGCAGGCTTCACAGTCTGTCCAAGCCTTGAATCAATTGCACAGCTCACAGCGGACGCTCTCGGAATCAAAATATAG
- a CDS encoding glycosyltransferase yields MNKNVCFFNSNKAWGGGEKWNHHFSLLLRDKGYNVFVVTNHESELKNRLTNEPGITLHSESIGNLSFLNPATMLRLKSFFKQNKIKTLVTALPSDIKSGGIAAKLAGVSKVIYRRGIAVPVKDSLLNRFIFSTIIDRLIVNSLETKRTVLANNPALIEESKIRQIYNGFDVAEYDKQESSPLYDKEDDEIVIGNAARLTVQKGQNFLIEAAEILKKKDLNFRILIAGKGEMEEDLKDYAEELDVSDVVTFVGFVDDMKSFHESQDIFCLPSLWEGFGYVLVEAMTLEKPVVGFEISSNPEVVNNNKTGLLVPPRDVKSLAAALELLIRDEKLRTKMGKFGRERVLNKFNTPLVLGKLIDVIEE; encoded by the coding sequence GTGAATAAAAACGTTTGTTTTTTTAATAGCAATAAAGCCTGGGGCGGCGGGGAAAAGTGGAATCACCATTTTTCCCTGCTCCTTCGGGACAAAGGTTATAATGTTTTTGTGGTAACAAACCACGAATCAGAACTTAAAAACCGCCTGACAAATGAGCCGGGAATAACTCTTCATAGCGAATCAATCGGCAATCTTTCCTTTCTAAATCCCGCAACAATGTTGCGTCTTAAATCATTTTTTAAGCAAAACAAGATTAAAACTCTCGTTACCGCCTTGCCCTCTGACATAAAAAGTGGCGGAATAGCTGCAAAGTTAGCGGGTGTTTCTAAGGTAATTTATCGCCGCGGAATTGCTGTTCCAGTTAAAGATTCACTCCTTAACAGGTTCATATTTTCAACAATAATTGACCGTTTAATAGTAAATTCGCTTGAAACAAAACGTACCGTACTCGCCAATAACCCAGCCCTTATTGAAGAATCTAAGATCAGACAAATATACAATGGTTTTGATGTTGCAGAATACGATAAGCAGGAATCCTCACCACTATATGACAAAGAAGATGATGAAATTGTCATCGGAAATGCAGCAAGACTAACTGTCCAGAAGGGACAAAATTTTCTTATTGAAGCTGCCGAAATACTTAAAAAGAAAGATCTAAACTTTCGTATTTTAATAGCTGGAAAAGGTGAAATGGAAGAGGATCTTAAAGACTACGCCGAGGAACTGGACGTCTCTGATGTCGTTACGTTTGTAGGCTTTGTCGATGATATGAAGTCATTTCATGAATCGCAGGACATATTCTGTCTGCCATCACTATGGGAAGGGTTCGGATATGTGCTAGTTGAAGCAATGACCCTTGAAAAGCCTGTTGTCGGGTTCGAAATCAGCTCAAACCCTGAAGTAGTGAACAATAACAAGACAGGTCTTCTAGTGCCTCCCCGCGATGTAAAATCACTTGCGGCAGCCCTTGAATTACTCATTCGCGATGAAAAATTACGCACTAAAATGGGAAAGTTTGGAAGGGAAAGAGTGCTTAATAAATTTAATACGCCACTTGTTTTAGGAAAATTAATCGACGTAATTGAAGAATAA
- a CDS encoding metal-dependent hydrolase, with product MPGYKVHIGGSIVAGLLVLLMLVNVGWYIIEPQQLTVLIVLSILGALFPDIDTDSKGKRIYYSGMLILSLTLIYFKEFQWAAYLGVLAMLPGVSAHRGWTHTWWAMLLVPMPMLLLPYYVYGQPFPTLLPYYVAFVTGYFSHLLLDKEF from the coding sequence ATGCCTGGATATAAAGTTCATATAGGTGGATCAATTGTTGCCGGATTACTAGTGCTTTTGATGCTAGTGAATGTCGGGTGGTATATTATTGAGCCGCAACAGCTTACAGTTTTGATTGTGCTGAGTATTCTGGGCGCACTTTTTCCTGATATTGATACGGATTCAAAAGGGAAAAGGATTTATTATTCAGGAATGTTGATTCTTTCTCTGACACTGATTTATTTCAAAGAGTTCCAGTGGGCAGCCTATCTGGGAGTTTTGGCAATGCTGCCGGGGGTAAGTGCTCATCGCGGTTGGACTCACACATGGTGGGCAATGTTGCTTGTTCCTATGCCTATGCTTTTGCTGCCATACTATGTCTACGGTCAGCCTTTTCCAACTTTACTTCCATATTATGTGGCTTTTGTGACGGGGTATTTCTCTCATTTATTGCTGGATAAAGAATTTTAG
- a CDS encoding SufB/SufD family protein, which translates to MKKVDLNLYKFDGLEHDAVADLSTLNAEDKEQLLMAGVDVDSEETSGTFLQVDHSNVHCGSTNKDVEVMDIKKALEKYDGLPDYYFNLVDKDKDEFTKSAAENLHGGYFVRTKKGAKIKAPVQSCLFLKAEQSGQNIHNIIVVEEDSELQIITGCAAAHGEFTGAHFGISEIYIKKGGKLTFTMVHNWGENVTVRPRTVGVVEEGGVLLNNYVLLKKVKDVQSYPTIFLNGEGAVARFNSVLVAPEGSHIDTGTRIIMNAPNTRGEIISRTITTGGTIISRGHIQGNFAPARGHLECQGLLLGGGIIHAIPELEATVEGVELSHEAAVGKIAQEEIEYLMARGMDEEEATSTIVRGFLNVDDMGLPKKLQIEIDKQIAELDSSDAM; encoded by the coding sequence ATGAAAAAAGTCGATCTCAATTTATATAAATTTGATGGCCTTGAACACGATGCCGTAGCTGATTTGTCTACCCTTAATGCGGAAGATAAAGAACAGCTGCTTATGGCTGGTGTTGATGTGGATAGCGAAGAAACCAGCGGAACTTTTTTGCAGGTAGACCATTCCAACGTTCATTGTGGTTCAACCAATAAAGACGTTGAAGTTATGGATATCAAAAAGGCTCTAGAAAAATATGACGGCCTCCCTGATTATTATTTCAACCTTGTTGATAAAGATAAAGATGAGTTCACAAAGTCTGCTGCTGAAAATCTTCACGGTGGTTATTTTGTGCGCACTAAAAAAGGAGCAAAGATTAAAGCTCCTGTGCAGTCTTGTCTTTTTCTTAAGGCTGAGCAGTCTGGTCAGAATATTCACAACATTATCGTTGTGGAAGAAGATTCTGAACTTCAGATTATTACCGGATGTGCTGCTGCACATGGTGAATTTACTGGAGCTCATTTCGGTATCTCCGAAATTTACATTAAGAAGGGCGGCAAGCTGACCTTCACAATGGTTCATAACTGGGGCGAAAACGTTACTGTTCGTCCTAGAACTGTCGGAGTTGTTGAAGAAGGCGGAGTCCTTTTAAATAACTACGTACTGCTCAAAAAGGTCAAAGATGTTCAATCTTACCCGACCATTTTCCTAAATGGTGAGGGCGCTGTTGCTCGCTTTAACTCTGTTTTGGTTGCACCCGAAGGTTCCCATATTGATACTGGAACCCGTATTATTATGAATGCGCCAAATACACGTGGCGAGATTATTTCCCGTACTATTACTACTGGTGGAACAATTATTTCCCGTGGTCATATTCAGGGTAATTTTGCACCTGCACGCGGACATCTTGAGTGTCAGGGACTACTTCTCGGCGGCGGGATCATTCATGCTATTCCTGAACTGGAAGCTACTGTTGAAGGCGTAGAGCTTTCTCATGAAGCGGCTGTAGGTAAGATTGCTCAAGAAGAGATCGAATACCTCATGGCTCGCGGAATGGATGAAGAAGAAGCTACTTCAACGATTGTACGTGGATTCCTTAATGTCGATGACATGGGACTTCCTAAAAAGCTCCAGATTGAAATTGACAAGCAGATTGCTGAGCTTGATTCAAGCGATGCTATGTAA
- a CDS encoding ABC transporter ATP-binding protein, with protein sequence MLKIEDLHVSIGDKEVIKGLDLHIKEGETFILFGPNGSGKTSLLMTLMGFSNYTVTKGKITFKGEDITYAPIYERARLGVGMSFQRPPTIHGLKTRHLVEMCGNGSKVDVEGLAKKVNMETFLDRDINSGFSGGEIKRSELLQLMAQNPGMVLFDEPESGVDLENMHLIGEMVRTLLDGEIRPNLDLSMKEQKERGSSTCGLIITHTGHILDYINADRGQVLYNGHLCCEARPRDILEHIRKYGYQECVKCLK encoded by the coding sequence ATGCTTAAGATAGAAGACTTGCACGTCAGTATTGGCGACAAGGAGGTCATCAAAGGCCTCGACCTACATATAAAAGAAGGGGAAACCTTTATTCTTTTCGGACCTAACGGTTCCGGTAAGACCTCATTGCTCATGACTCTTATGGGGTTCAGCAATTATACGGTAACTAAAGGTAAAATTACATTTAAGGGCGAAGATATTACTTACGCTCCTATATATGAACGTGCTCGCCTTGGTGTCGGCATGTCTTTCCAGCGCCCCCCAACCATCCATGGACTTAAAACCAGACATTTAGTTGAAATGTGTGGAAATGGCTCTAAGGTTGATGTTGAAGGGCTAGCTAAGAAAGTTAATATGGAAACCTTTCTTGATCGCGATATCAACTCCGGTTTTTCCGGTGGTGAAATCAAACGGTCCGAGCTGCTTCAATTGATGGCTCAAAATCCGGGCATGGTTCTTTTTGATGAACCTGAATCCGGTGTCGATCTCGAAAACATGCACCTTATCGGTGAAATGGTTCGCACGCTTCTAGACGGGGAAATTCGCCCTAATCTAGATCTGAGCATGAAAGAGCAAAAAGAAAGAGGCTCTAGCACATGCGGGCTTATTATCACGCATACAGGACATATTCTCGACTACATTAACGCTGACCGTGGACAGGTTCTTTACAACGGACATCTCTGCTGTGAAGCCAGACCTCGCGACATTCTGGAACATATTCGCAAATATGGATACCAAGAATGCGTTAAGTGCTTGAAGTAG